A genomic stretch from Fusarium musae strain F31 chromosome 9, whole genome shotgun sequence includes:
- a CDS encoding hypothetical protein (EggNog:ENOG41), translating to MSQTDEAQREDEIQYGIVGMTREEIEEKFPNRPKNHSKTLVFSELFREVFNPLNENKKQNATGTGPRKDFRGVNKLSPHEQRRHIIERFITRWRKEVGPDFYPALRLILPDKDRDRGVYGLKENTIGKLLVKLMKIDKNSEDGYNLLHWKLPGQTTASRLAGDFAGRCFEVISKRPMRTEVGNMSIAEVNEQLDKLAASIGEAENLRVFETFYNRMNSEELMWLIRIVLKQMKVGATEKTFLDLWHPDGDALFSVSSSLRRVCWELHDPETRLEQEETGVALMQCFQPQLAQFQMPSSFEKMIALLRPTEQDPEFWIEEKLDGERMQVHMVQDKSHPGGKRFCFWSRKAKDYTYLYGDGLQDENSSLTRHLKNAFASGVKNLILDGEMITWDMGVDKIVPFGTLKTAALSEQKNKSDTDSAGHRPLFRTFDILYLNNKPLTQYTLRDRHRALEKAIKPVHRRLEIHSYAKATSADAIEPLLREVVANASEGLVLKNPRSMYRLNSRNDDWLKVKPEYMSEFGESLDCVIIGGYYGSGKRGGMLSSFLCGLRVTQNHIQAGANPEKCFSFFKVGGGFRAEDYAEIRHRTEGKWIEWDQKNPPSKYIELGGGELRQYERPDVWIRPKDSVVVSVKAASVGPSDQFARGFTLRFPRFRRLRLDRTWDTALSLEEFQELKERVDEESKEKAMTVEDRKRRNPKRVKRELIIAGEDAIVPESKGATTDLFKGLDFCVLSEALRPYKKTKTQLETIIKENGGTVVQRAVPGTNMVLIADKKVVKVASLIKGGAVDIIRPKWIRDCLEQELGAFLLPFEPSHLFHATDELQRAAEDNTDQFGDSYARDLSIEELRVLMHDIPKIEDGTHFDKDEFLQQLEEHGNDLGRLRSFTFRRCVVLFHAVEAGDNKISRLKHLVKYGGGNVTNDTNDLSVTHVMIEGDDLMQVGEAADMVRKELSSRRVQPRLVTGKWIDDCWNESTLLDEEQFMIP from the exons ATGTCGCAAACTGACGAGGCACAGCGTGAAGACGAGATCCAATATGGTATCGTGGGCATGACCCGCGAAGAGATTGAGGAAAA GTTTCCGAATCGCCCAAAGAATCACTCCAAGACCCTCGTCTTCTCGGAGCTGTTTCGAGAAGTCTTCAACCCCCTcaatgagaacaagaagcagaaTGCCACTGGCACAGGCCCTAGAAAAGATTTCCGTGGTGTGAATAAGCTTTCTCCTCATGAACAGCGTCGGCACATTATTGAGCGCTTCATCACTCGATGGCGCAAAGAAGTTGGTCCTGATTTCTATCCCGCTTTGCGCCTAATCCTGCCAGACAAAGATCGTGACCGTGGAGTTTATGGGCTCAAAGAAAACACAATTGGAAAGTTGCTTGTCAAGCTTATGAAAATCGACAAAAATTCCGAAGATGGCTACAACCTCTTGCATTGGAAGCTACCAGGTCAGACTACTGCCTCGCGCCTGGCGGGTGACTTTGCAGGACGATGTTTTGAAGTCATCTCAAAGAGGCCAATGCGCACCGAGGTTGGGAACATGAGCATTGCAGAAGTCAATGAGCAGCTTGACAAACTCGCAGCTTCAATAGGGGAGGCAGAGAATCTGCGAGTCTTTGAGACCTTCTACAATCGTATGAATTCAGAAGAGCTCATGTGGCTCATTCGGATCGTCCTCAAACAGATGAAAGTCGGGGCCACGGAGAAGACTTTCCTTGACTTGTGGCATCCAGACGGAGACGCTCTATTTAGTGTGTCATCAAGTCTAAGACGTGTTTGCTGGGAGCTGCATGACCCAGAAACCCGCCTTGAGCAGGAGGAAACTGGCGTTGCCTTAATGCAATGTTTCCAACCACAACTCGCACAATTCCAGATGCCTTCATCATTTGAAAAAATGATCGCTCTTCTGCGACCGACCGAGCAAGACCCCGAATTCTGGATTGAGGAAAAGTTGGACGGTGAGCGTATGCAAGTCCATATGGTCCAAGACAAGAGTCACCCAGGCGGCAAACGGTTCTGTTTTTGGTCGCGGAAAGCCAAAGATTACACATATCTCTACGGCGATGGCCTTCAAGACGAGAACTCAAGTCTAACCAGACATTTAAAGAACGCATTTGCATCTGGAGTGAAAAACTTGATATTGGACGGCGAAATGATCACCTGGGATATGGGTGTCGACAAGATAGTGCCCTTTGGCACCCTCAAAACAGCTGCGCTTTCGGAACAGAAGAATAAGTCGGATACAGACTCAGCTGGCCACAGGCCATTGTTCCGCACTTTTGATATCCTTTATCTGAACAACAAACCTCTAACCCAATATACCCTACGGGATCGACATCGAGCTTTGGAAAAGGCTATCAAGCCTGTTCATCGCCGACTTGAAATTCACAGTTACGCTAAGGCAACGAGTGCCGATGCAATTGAGCCTCTTCTCCGCGAGGTTGTCGCTAATGCTTCTGAAGGCCTTGTGCTGAAGAACCCGCGATCTATGTACCGTCTCAATAGTCGAAATGATGACTGgctcaaggtcaagcctgAATACATGTCCGAGTTTGGCGAGTCCCTCGACTGTGTCATTATTGGTGGCTACTACGGTTCAGGGAAACGAGGTGGCATGctatcaagcttcttgtGTGGACTGCGTGTTACGCAAAATCATATCCAAGCTGGCGCCAACCCCGAGAAATGTTTCAGTTTCTTCAAGGTCGGTGGCGGTTTCCGTGCAGAAGACTATGCGGAAATTCGGCATCGAACAGAAGGCAAATGGATTGAGTGGGATCAGAAGAATCCGCCATCAAAGTACATCGAacttggaggaggagagcttAGACAGTATGAGAGACCAGATGTTTGGATCAGACCTAAAGACTCTGTTGTTGTTTCTGTGAAAGCAGCCAGTGTTGGACCTTCAGATCAATTCGCTAGAGGCTTCACACTAAGATTCCCACGATTCAGACGACTTCGACTGGACCGAACTTGGGATACGGCCCTCTCCCTTGAAGAGTTCcaggagttgaaggagcGAGTTGACGAAGAGTCAAAGGAGAAGGCGATGACGGTTGAGGACAGGAAGCGGCGCAACCCCAAGCGAGTGAAGAGAGAGCTGATCATTGCTGGGGAGGACGCAATTGTACCGGAGTCCAAGGGAGCGACGACAGACCTTTTCAAGGGACTTGACTTCTGCGTGCTTTCAGAAGCGCTCCGGCCTTACAAAAAGACCAAGACGCAGCTTGAAAccatcatcaaggagaaTGGCGGCACAGTCGTACAACGAGCCGTGCCAGGGACAAACATGGTTCTGATAGCCGACAAGAAGGTGGTGAAGGTGGCGAGCCTCATTAAAGGAGGGGCCGTTGACATTATCCGCCCCAAATGGATAAGAGATTGTCTCGAACAGGAATTGGGGGCGTTTCTTTTGCCATTTGAACCTTCGCATCTGTTTCACGCTACTGATGAATTACAACGAGCGGCAGAAGATAACACAGATCAGTTTGGGGACAGCTACGCGCGGGATCTTTCCATCGAAGAACTCAGAGTGCTAATGCACGACATCCCTAAGATTGAGGACGGCACGCATTTTGACAAGGATGAATTTCTCCAACAGCTTGAGGAGCATGGGAACGATTTGGGACGATTAAGGAGCTTTACCTTCCGACGCTGTGTGGTGCTGTTTCATGCCGTGGAAGCTGGCGACAACAAGATTTCGAGGCTAAAGCACCTTGTCAAGTACGGTGGGGGTAATGTTACAAATGACACCAATGATCTGTCTGTGACACATGTGATGATCGAGGGCGACGACCTGATGCAAGTGGGAGAGGCGGCTGATATGGTACGAAAAGAACTGAGCTCAAGGCGTGTGCAACCAAGATTAGTGACAGGAAAATGGATTGACGATTGCTGGAATGAGAGCACATTACTTGACGAGGAGCAGTTTATGATTCCTTGA
- a CDS encoding hypothetical protein (EggNog:ENOG41) — MSSLPSNVHVSQHPCLRAKLSQLRSKTNSPRDVKSLIHEISLIVSCEALASSLEATEGTQDETPLGFKFTSTTVQPSTMCLVPILRSGLGMVDAVQTMLPVPVPVHHLGMYREPSTLDPVEYYNNLPQQIPGDSSSSNASSLAILVDPVIATGGTCAAAIQTLREWGAKRIIVLAVIGADEGVQRVAAEWPEGCEVWIAAVDKELTKDGMLKPGVGDVGDRLFLTIGK; from the exons ATGTCTTCACTGCCTTCAAACGTTCATGTCTCCCAACACCCGTGTCTGCGGGCAAAGCTGAGCCAGCTTCGCTCAAAGACCAACAGTCCTAGAGACGTCAAATCACTGATTCATGAGATCTCTCTGATTGTCTCTTGTGAAGCTCTTGCCTCGTCTTTGGAAGCTACGGAAGGGACTCAG GATGAGACGCCTTTGGGCTTCAAGTTCACTTCCACAACAGTGCAACCAAGTACCATGTGTCTGGTTCCCATTCTGCGATCAGGCCTTGGAATGGTTGACG CCGTGCAAACCATGCTCCCTGTCCCAGTTCCAGTTCATCATCTGGGCATGTACCGTGAGCCTTCAACTCTCGACCCAGTCGAGTACTACAACAATCTTCCCCAGCAAATCCCGGGTGACTCCTCCAGTAGCAATGCTAGTAGTCTTGCTATCTTGGTCGACCCTGTTATCGCGACCGGTGGAACCTGCGCCGCCGCTATCCAGACGCTCCGTGAATGGGGCGCAAAGAGAATCATTGTTCTCGCCGTAATTGGAGCTGACGAGGGTGTTCAGAGAGTCGCTGCCGAGTGGCCCGAGGGATGCGAGGTTTGGATTGCAGCAGTGGACAAGGAGTTGACCAAGGATGGTATGCTGAAACCTGGTGTGGGAGATGTTGGTGATAGGCTGTTCTTGACTATCGGCAAATGA
- a CDS encoding hypothetical protein (EggNog:ENOG41), with amino-acid sequence MADDSVTRKRQSSSGAYNAPDDYAELGDITQQPIQRETPGETTKTTAQLATRVERYDSGTYDVPQDHSNLDETEPVPPLQELSPCPTQGQPRGHANFVRSDTPVEPEPIPQEAAQKKTSEFLTSLYTHSYLVLFAILGVLARLGLTALTRYSGTPVIFNTLWANFGGSVVMGFLAEDRKLFRSEWGTPTYDEAIKRAKKKQKDEANGSGSSQQVEVDLDAAKRAHLATKKTIPLYIGMATGFCGSFTTFSSFIKDVFLALSNELKTPGWSESPTSRNGGYSFMAMLAVIITTVSLSLSGLFLGAHLAIGLERVTPSIPFSLSRRVLDPLGVFLGWGCWLGAVLLAIFPPHNAWRGQALFALIFGPLGCLLRFYLSLYLNGKMKTFPLGTFTANVFGTMILGMSWDLAHVPVGGVIGCQVLEGMEDGFCGCLTTISTWVAELSTLRRRSAWIYGTASVVTALVLMIAIMGGLRWSDGYSTLLCTV; translated from the coding sequence ATGGCTGACGATTCGGTCACTCGAAAGCGACAATCGAGTTCTGGAGCCTACAATGCGCCAGACGACTACGCTGAGCTCGGCGACATAACTCAGCAACCGATTCAAAGGGAGACCCCTGGCGAAACCACCAAAACAACAGCTCAATTGGCAACGCGGGTAGAGCGATACGATTCCGGTACATACGACGTTCCACAAGATCACAGCAACCTCGATGAGACAGAACCTGTTCCCCCGCTACAAGAGCTCTCGCCATGTCCTACCCAAGGCCAGCCGCGAGGACACGCCAACTTCGTCCGCTCTGATACCCCCGTCGAACCAGAGCCTATACCACAAGAGGCAGCGcagaagaaaacatcagaaTTTCTCACCAGCCTTTACACGCATTCGTATCTCGTGCTCTTCGCGATCCTTGGGGTATTAGCGCGTCTGGGATTGACTGCGTTGACACGCTATAGCGGCACTCCCGTTATATTCAACACGCTATGGGCCAATTTTGGTGGAAGTGTTGTTATGGGATTTCTGGCGGAGGATCGCAAGCTCTTCCGCAGCGAGTGGGGAACTCCAACATACGACGAAGCTATCAAGCGGgccaagaaaaagcaaaaagacGAAGCAAACGGATCTGGTTCAAGTCAGCAGGTGGAGGTAGACCTGGACGCGGCAAAGCGAGCGCATCTTGCGACCAAGAAGACGATTCCTCTGTACATCGGAATGGCGACGGGCTTCTGCGGAAGTTTCACGACGTTTTCAAGCTTCATCAAGGAcgtcttcttggccttgtctaATGAACTAAAGACGCCTGGGTGGTCAGAGTCGCCGACGAGTCGCAATGGAGGCTATTCCTTCATGGCAATGCTGgctgtcatcatcaccactgtGTCGTTGTCACTTTCTGGCTTGTTCCTAGGTGCCCACCTGGCTATTGGTCTTGAGCGTGTTACGCCATCGATTCCCTTCTCGTTGAGTCGACGGGTGCTTGATCCCTTGGGCGTGTTTCTTGGCTGGGGCTGCTGGCTTGGTGCAGTACTTCTCGCCATATTCCCACCACATAATGCCTGGCGTGGCCAAGCCCTCTTCGCGCTTATCTTTGGGCCATTGGGCTGTCTACTACGCTTCTACCTGTCGCTTTACCTCAACGGGAAGATGAAAACGTTCCCTTTGGGAACATTCACTGCCAATGTATTTGGTACTATGATATTGGGTATGTCGTGGGATCTCGCACACGTGCCGGTTGGCGGAGTCATCGGCTGCCAGGTGCTGGAGGGCATGGAAGATGGTTTCTGTGGATGTTTGACGACCATTTCGACGTGGGTTGCCGAACTTAGCACTCTGAGGCGGCGAAGTGCCTGGATTTATGGTACGGCCAGTGTTGTGACGGCTCTAGTATTGATGATTGCTATCATGGGCGGATTGCGATGGAGCGATGGGTATAGCACATTGCTATGCACAGTATAG